One region of Synechococcus elongatus PCC 11801 genomic DNA includes:
- the coaBC gene encoding bifunctional phosphopantothenoylcysteine decarboxylase/phosphopantothenate--cysteine ligase CoaBC, whose amino-acid sequence MTAIASFAGRRILLGVCGGIAAYKLCEVASQLAQAGAEVRVILTSGAEKFVSPLTFSNLCRHPAYTDADFWSARHGRPLHIELGEWAEVMLIAPLTANTLAKLRYGQADNLLTNTVLATTAPLLLAPAMNTDMWLQPVVQENWQALRSRHQVLGLEPASGRLACDRVGSGRLPEPIAILAALESLLWTKGKADLQGLKILVNAGGTREFLDPVRFIGNPSSGRMGVMLAIAAQHRGAQVQLIHAPLTNIEPGLLTSLDRQAVVSTEELAEAMTVAAPSADWVLLAAAVGDVRPELRSHQKLSKAELPASLPLQLLPDIAAQLSQQRHPNQKLIGFAAQTGEILEPAIAKLRRKGLDAIIANAVDQPGQGFGSATNAAIALRPDGSSQPLGFRSKLSLAHAILDFVKNL is encoded by the coding sequence ATTGCGGCCTACAAGCTCTGTGAGGTGGCGTCGCAGCTGGCTCAAGCGGGTGCTGAAGTCCGTGTCATTCTGACGTCTGGCGCTGAGAAATTTGTCTCGCCCCTAACCTTCAGTAATCTCTGCCGTCATCCGGCCTATACGGACGCAGATTTTTGGTCAGCTCGCCACGGTCGCCCGCTCCACATTGAGCTGGGTGAATGGGCGGAGGTGATGCTCATTGCCCCGCTGACCGCCAATACCCTCGCGAAGCTGCGCTACGGGCAAGCCGATAATCTGCTGACTAATACCGTGCTAGCCACGACCGCGCCACTGTTGCTCGCACCAGCCATGAACACAGATATGTGGCTACAGCCAGTGGTGCAAGAAAACTGGCAAGCACTGCGATCACGGCATCAGGTTTTGGGACTAGAGCCCGCTAGTGGCCGTTTAGCCTGCGATCGCGTTGGTAGTGGTCGCCTCCCAGAGCCGATCGCTATCCTCGCGGCACTGGAGTCACTGCTCTGGACCAAGGGCAAGGCTGATCTGCAAGGACTGAAGATTTTGGTCAATGCCGGTGGAACTCGCGAGTTTCTCGATCCGGTGCGCTTTATCGGTAATCCCAGCAGCGGACGTATGGGCGTGATGCTGGCGATCGCAGCCCAACATCGCGGCGCTCAAGTCCAACTGATTCACGCACCGCTGACCAACATCGAGCCGGGGCTGTTAACCAGCCTCGATCGCCAAGCGGTAGTCAGCACCGAAGAACTGGCTGAAGCAATGACTGTCGCTGCTCCATCAGCCGATTGGGTGTTACTCGCAGCTGCCGTGGGTGATGTCCGGCCAGAATTACGTTCCCATCAGAAGCTGAGTAAGGCTGAACTACCGGCGTCACTGCCACTACAACTGCTGCCTGATATTGCGGCTCAGCTCAGTCAGCAGCGGCATCCCAACCAAAAATTGATCGGATTTGCCGCCCAAACCGGCGAGATTTTGGAACCCGCGATCGCAAAACTGCGGCGCAAAGGACTCGATGCGATCATCGCTAATGCGGTTGATCAACCCGGTCAAGGCTTTGGCAGTGCGACCAATGCCGCGATCGCGCTGCGTCCCGATGGCTCATCCCAACCCTTGGGGTTCCGTAGCAAACTCAGCTTGGCCCACGCCATCTTAGATTTTGTTAAAAATCTTTAA
- a CDS encoding photosystem II manganese-stabilizing polypeptide — MRYRAFLAAFLAVCLGVLTACSSGPTAADLGTLTYEEIRNTGLANKCLSLKETARGTIPLEAGKKYALTDLCLEPQEFFVKEEPGNKRQKAEFVPGKVLTRYTSSLDQVYGDLALKADGTLSFTEKGGIDFQAITVLLPGGEEVPFLFTVKGLVANTSEPTNSINTSTDLRGGYRVPSYRTSNFLDPKARGLTTGYESAVAIPSAGDAEDLTKENVKRFVTGQGEISLAVSKVDSETGEIAGVFTAIQPSDTDMGGKEAVDVKLVGQFYGRIEPADA; from the coding sequence ATGCGGTATCGCGCGTTTCTGGCTGCATTTTTGGCAGTCTGCCTCGGAGTTCTGACCGCCTGCAGCAGCGGCCCGACGGCAGCAGATTTAGGAACACTGACTTACGAGGAAATCAGAAATACGGGCTTGGCCAACAAGTGCCTCAGCCTCAAAGAGACTGCTCGGGGCACCATCCCCTTGGAAGCAGGTAAAAAATACGCTCTGACCGATCTGTGTCTCGAGCCCCAAGAGTTCTTTGTTAAAGAAGAACCGGGCAACAAGCGCCAAAAAGCAGAATTTGTACCGGGTAAAGTTCTGACCCGCTACACCTCCAGCTTGGATCAGGTCTATGGTGACCTCGCGCTGAAAGCTGATGGCACCCTGAGCTTTACCGAAAAAGGTGGCATTGACTTCCAAGCCATCACGGTTCTGCTGCCCGGTGGTGAAGAAGTACCCTTCCTGTTCACGGTCAAAGGGCTTGTGGCCAACACCAGTGAGCCGACCAACAGCATCAACACCTCGACCGACTTGCGGGGTGGCTATCGCGTGCCTTCCTACCGCACCTCGAACTTCCTTGATCCCAAAGCTCGTGGTCTGACCACGGGCTACGAAAGCGCGGTGGCGATTCCTTCGGCAGGTGATGCGGAAGACCTGACCAAAGAAAACGTCAAGCGTTTCGTGACTGGTCAAGGTGAAATCTCCTTGGCTGTCTCGAAAGTGGACAGCGAAACGGGTGAGATTGCTGGTGTGTTCACGGCTATCCAGCCTTCGGATACGGATATGGGCGGCAAAGAAGCGGTTGACGTCAAGCTCGTCGGCCAGTTCTATGGCCGCATTGAACCGGCTGATGCCTAG
- the sat gene encoding sulfate adenylyltransferase has translation MTQVVPGITPHGGQLIQRIATPAERQEFLAQADHLPRVQLDERAFSDLVMIAIGGFSPLNGFMGQADYESVVDDMRLANGLPWSVPITLSVSEEVAEPLKEGGWVRLDDAQGRFVGVLELTQKYRYNKVHEATNVYRTDEEQHPGVAVVYAQGPINLAGPIWLLQRDAHPLFPSYQIDPIVSRQQFADRGWKTVVGFQTRNPIHRAHEYIIKCALETVDGLFLHPLVGATKSDDIPADVRMRCYEIMLEHYFPQDRVILAINPSAMRYAGPREAIFHALIRKNYGCTHFIVGRDHAGVGNYYGTYDAQHLFDEFKPEELGILPMKFEHAFYCTRTQSMASTKTSPSSPEERIHLSGTKVRELLRKGELPPPEFSRPEVAAELIRAMRSDSEVAAV, from the coding sequence GTGACGCAAGTTGTTCCAGGAATTACCCCCCATGGGGGCCAGCTGATTCAGCGGATTGCTACCCCGGCTGAGCGCCAAGAATTTTTAGCCCAAGCGGATCATCTGCCGCGGGTGCAATTAGATGAGCGGGCGTTCTCTGACCTTGTCATGATTGCGATCGGGGGGTTCAGTCCGCTCAATGGCTTCATGGGCCAAGCCGACTACGAGTCGGTGGTGGACGATATGCGCTTGGCCAATGGCCTGCCCTGGTCCGTGCCCATTACCCTCTCCGTCAGCGAAGAAGTTGCAGAACCGCTGAAAGAGGGTGGCTGGGTTCGCTTGGATGATGCCCAAGGTCGCTTTGTGGGCGTTCTGGAGCTGACCCAGAAGTATCGCTACAACAAAGTCCACGAAGCCACCAACGTCTACCGCACCGATGAGGAGCAGCATCCCGGCGTTGCAGTGGTCTATGCCCAAGGGCCAATCAACCTAGCTGGCCCAATTTGGTTGCTGCAGCGGGACGCTCATCCGCTGTTCCCGAGCTACCAAATTGACCCGATTGTGTCGCGTCAGCAGTTTGCCGATCGCGGTTGGAAAACAGTCGTTGGCTTCCAAACCCGCAATCCTATCCACCGGGCCCACGAGTACATCATCAAATGTGCATTGGAAACCGTGGATGGCTTGTTCCTGCATCCGTTGGTAGGCGCCACGAAGTCGGATGATATTCCGGCAGACGTGCGGATGCGCTGCTACGAAATCATGTTGGAGCACTACTTCCCACAGGACCGCGTCATTCTGGCGATTAACCCCTCAGCGATGCGTTACGCCGGACCGCGAGAAGCAATCTTCCATGCCCTGATTCGCAAAAACTATGGCTGCACCCACTTCATCGTGGGTCGTGACCATGCGGGCGTCGGCAACTACTACGGCACCTATGATGCTCAGCATCTCTTCGACGAGTTCAAGCCGGAAGAGCTCGGCATCCTCCCGATGAAGTTTGAGCACGCTTTCTACTGCACTCGCACACAGTCGATGGCCTCGACCAAAACCAGTCCCAGCAGTCCTGAAGAGCGTATTCACCTCTCGGGGACCAAAGTCCGCGAACTGCTGCGCAAGGGCGAGCTTCCCCCGCCGGAATTCTCGCGTCCTGAGGTAGCTGCTGAGTTGATTCGGGCAATGCGCAGCGACAGTGAAGTAGCTGCTGTCTAA
- a CDS encoding caspase family protein produces MAWTRRQLLQTGGLLWLGGQILGQPLPLLAAPAQRRLALLVGINQFQSDSIPPLYGAVQDVQQLAALLVEGFQFAPNDILILTQEQATRHGIESAILDHLGQAGAEDVVFLHISSHGRHWQPAGRDRAELSLVVHDSRAATAPELNDLSLQTLQLLLQSLTTTRGWVSLDAGFGPPDRPSDRFFMRGLPTATAEQLSPEAKLVQEQLRRRVSQRNRSASTGWPLPVLLANGQAASPEIPSRSGPRGLLTQCLLEQAWLGSTTDHASISQRLANAIALERGQVIERLGSWKGHTELSRPTAGAAQVRDRNAEMVQAVSFEARLQSPEAIGSQLRSPQGALLTVVDQRDRQISLRSPRSGLSLEPGTVLQEAVRHLPAAPAIVLGCSPEIERIERVDLASALSTLPTVTTASALDSACQGILLHSDRDGYRLVDAQRRDQLQCTGKTLKDLGHALKQQLPLWQARQRLSQLHNDGPESFPLRWSWRSGDRKKQLAQRQTTSVPLPNPGSDAAIVPVTTTTQSWSLRSYSDRTAELLLLLEDRQGRWWVWGWPAAVAPSEEAEAEAETMPVLPAIMLGAGQEMTLTSELAIPGVASGVVWAIASAAPLLQCRQVMTKLQSTATGLFQPLENPSQLLEALMADLQAASPNEGVSTSGDLLLPLSLWATLAIAWQQS; encoded by the coding sequence ATGGCATGGACGCGGCGACAGCTATTACAAACGGGTGGTCTGTTGTGGCTGGGCGGTCAGATTCTGGGGCAGCCACTCCCGCTGCTAGCAGCACCCGCGCAACGTCGTTTGGCGTTACTAGTCGGCATCAATCAATTTCAATCAGATAGCATTCCGCCGCTGTACGGTGCAGTGCAGGATGTCCAGCAGCTAGCGGCATTACTCGTTGAGGGCTTCCAGTTTGCACCCAATGACATCCTGATCCTGACTCAAGAGCAAGCGACACGGCACGGCATTGAGTCCGCCATCTTGGATCACTTGGGGCAGGCTGGTGCTGAAGATGTTGTCTTTCTGCACATCAGTAGCCATGGTCGGCACTGGCAACCAGCAGGTCGCGATCGCGCTGAGCTGAGTCTGGTTGTGCACGACAGTCGAGCCGCAACTGCCCCTGAGCTAAACGATTTGAGCCTTCAGACCCTGCAACTGCTCCTGCAGAGTTTGACAACGACGCGGGGCTGGGTGAGTCTCGATGCTGGTTTTGGCCCGCCCGATCGCCCTAGCGATCGCTTTTTCATGCGAGGTTTGCCGACTGCGACTGCCGAGCAGTTATCGCCGGAAGCAAAGCTGGTACAAGAGCAACTGCGGCGACGCGTCAGTCAGAGAAACCGATCGGCTTCGACAGGCTGGCCTTTGCCAGTTTTGCTCGCCAATGGGCAGGCGGCGAGTCCTGAAATCCCGAGCCGTAGTGGGCCTCGCGGACTATTGACCCAATGCTTGTTAGAGCAGGCTTGGCTAGGATCAACGACCGACCATGCATCGATCAGCCAACGCTTGGCCAATGCGATCGCGCTGGAACGAGGGCAGGTGATCGAACGGCTGGGTAGTTGGAAAGGACATACGGAGCTGAGTCGACCGACAGCCGGAGCAGCGCAGGTGCGCGATCGCAACGCTGAGATGGTTCAAGCAGTCAGTTTTGAAGCAAGGCTACAGTCCCCAGAAGCAATTGGCAGTCAGTTGCGCAGTCCTCAAGGGGCGCTGCTAACGGTGGTTGATCAGCGCGATCGCCAGATTAGTTTGCGATCGCCCCGGTCAGGACTGAGTTTAGAACCGGGCACAGTTCTGCAGGAGGCGGTGCGTCATTTGCCGGCAGCGCCTGCGATCGTCCTCGGTTGTTCCCCAGAAATTGAGCGAATTGAACGGGTTGATCTCGCGAGTGCCCTTTCAACGCTGCCAACCGTAACCACAGCCTCGGCGCTGGATAGTGCTTGCCAGGGGATTCTCCTCCATAGCGATCGCGATGGCTATCGCTTGGTGGATGCCCAGCGGCGTGATCAGTTGCAGTGCACGGGCAAAACCCTCAAAGATCTTGGCCATGCCCTCAAGCAGCAATTACCGCTTTGGCAAGCGAGGCAGCGTCTCAGCCAGCTCCACAATGATGGGCCCGAAAGTTTTCCTCTGCGCTGGAGTTGGCGATCGGGCGATCGCAAAAAGCAATTAGCCCAGCGCCAAACCACATCGGTACCTCTCCCCAATCCGGGTTCAGACGCGGCGATCGTCCCGGTCACGACTACCACTCAGTCTTGGAGTTTGCGTAGCTATAGCGATCGCACAGCGGAACTGCTGCTGCTCCTAGAAGATCGCCAAGGTCGCTGGTGGGTTTGGGGCTGGCCTGCAGCTGTGGCTCCTTCAGAAGAAGCTGAAGCCGAGGCAGAAACGATGCCGGTCTTACCGGCAATCATGCTAGGAGCTGGACAGGAGATGACCTTGACAAGCGAGCTGGCCATTCCGGGGGTTGCCAGTGGTGTGGTCTGGGCGATCGCCAGTGCGGCACCACTATTGCAGTGTCGTCAGGTGATGACCAAGCTGCAATCGACTGCCACCGGACTATTCCAGCCGTTGGAAAATCCGAGTCAGCTCCTCGAAGCGCTGATGGCTGATTTGCAAGCTGCTAGCCCCAATGAAGGAGTCTCAACAAGTGGAGATCTATTGTTACCGCTATCGCTTTGGGCAACTTTGGCGATCGCTTGGCAACAAAGCTGA